CGCGTTACATCACGTTCCGCACGGCGGCAGCGAGCCTTACAGCGCTGCTCATCAGCCTCGTCTTCGGCCCGTGGCTGATACGCAAGCTGCGCGACTTTCAGATCGGACAGATCATCCGGCAGGAAGGCCCGCAGTCGCACCGCGCCAAGGCCGGAACGCCCACGATGGGCGGGCTGCTGATCCTGACGGCGGCGATCGTGCCAACGCTGTTATGGGCTGACCTCGCCAATCCCTATATCTGGATCGCGGTGCTGGCCACGCTTGGATTCGGCGCGATTGGTTTCGCCGACGACTACCTCAAGATCGTCCGCCGCTCGCATCACGGCTTGATCCCGCGTTACAAGATGGGGCTGCAGATCGTGGTCGCGCTCGGCGTGGGCGTCGCGCTGCTCGTCCTCGCGCAACAGAATCCACCGCTCTACAACACGCGGCTGATCTTTCCGTTTTTCAAGAACCTCATCCCCGACCTGGGGTGGTGGTACCTGCCCTTCGCCGCGTTCGTGCTTGTCGCGTGGACCAACGCCGTCAACCTGACGGACGGCCTCGACGGCCTCGCGATCGGGCCCATCGTGATGGCGGGCGGCGCCTTCGCGATCATTGCGTATCTCTCCGGCAACTTCAGGCTGGCGGAGTATCTGCGGATCCTGAACGTCAAGGGCACCGGCGAGCTGACCATCTTCTGCGCGGCGCTCGTGGGCGCGGCGCTGGGCTTCCTCTGGTTCAACACCTACCCGGCCCAGGTCTTCATGGGAGACGTGGGCTCGCTGGCGCTGGGCGGGGCGATCGGGACGCTCGCCGTGCTGACCAAGTCGGAGCTCCTACTGCCGCTCATCGGCGGGATCTACGTGGTCGAGGCCGTGTCCGTCATCATCCAGGTCGGCTACTTCAAGGCGACGGGCAAGCGCTTCTTCCGCATGGCGCCGCTGCACCACCACTACGAGATGCAGGGGTGGCCGGAGCCCAAGATCATCGTCCGCTTCTGGATCGTGTCCTTCATGCTGGCGCTCTTGGCGCTCACGACCCTCAAGCTGAGATAGGCGCGTGAACACGATGACAGGCGAGCGGGTGGAGGGAAAATCCATGGCGGGGGAGCGGGGTGCGGCGTACCGGCAGTGGCTCGCCGAGCGCACGACCGCCGTGGTGGGCCTCGCGCGGAGCGGCGTCGCCGCCGCGCGCCTGATCCGACGCCTGGGCGGCCGCGTGCTCGCTTCGGACTCGGGAGCCCGCGAATCGCTCTCCGCCGAAGCGCGCGACCTCGAGCATTTGGGGTGCGCGCTCTGGACGGGCGGGCACCCGGAGGCGGCCTTCGCGGGCGCCGACCTCGTGGTCGTGAGCCCCGGCGTGCCGCTCGAGCTGCCGGCGCTCGAGGCCGCGCGGGCCCGCGGCGTGCCGGTCATTGGGGAGCTTGAGCTCGGATGGCGCGTCATGGAGGCGGACCTCATCGCCATCACGGGCACCAACGGCAAGACGACCACGACGGCGCTGACGGGCGAGCTCCTCGGCGGCACCGTGCGGCCGCTCCTGGTCGGCGGCAACATCGGCACGCCGCTCTGCGCCCACGCCCTCGACTTCCCGGCAGACGGCCTCGTCGTGGCGGAGGCGTCGTCCTTTCAGCTCGATACGACCGAGCTGCTGCGGCCGCGCGTGGCGGCGGTGCTCAACGTCACGCCCGACCACCTGGACCGCCACAAGACCTTCGAGCGCTACGTCGAGGCCAAGTCGAGGATCTTCGCCAACCAGACGCCCGCCGACTGCGCGGTGCTGAACGCCGACGATCCGGTCGCGGCGTCGCTCGCCCCCCGGACCCGCGCGCGCGTTCTCTGGTTCAGCCGGCTCACGCCGCTCGACCACGGCGTCTTCGTTCGCGACGGGTGGATCGTCGCCAAGCTCAACGGCCACGTCGAGGAGATCTGCCCGCTCGGCGAGATCCCGCTGCGCGGCCAGCACAACGTCGAGAACGTGCTGGCCGCCGCCGCGTGCGCCCTGTGGACCGGGCTCTCTCCCGAGTCCATCCGCCGCGGCATCGGCGCGTTCCGGGGCGTCGCCCACCGCATCGAGCGCGTCCTCGAGGAGCGCGGCGTCACGTACTACAACGACTCGAAGGGCACCAACGTCGCCTCGACCATCAAGGCGCTCGAGAGCTTTACGGAGTCCCTCATCCTGATCGCGGGCGGCAAGGGCAAAGGGCAGGACTTCGGCCCGCTCGGGCAAGCCGCCCGCGGCCGCGTGCGCCAGGCCGTGCTAATCGGAGCGGACCGCGCCCAGATCCGCGCCGTCCTCGAGGCCGCGGGTGTCCCGTGCATGGACGCGGGCTCGATGCAGGAGGCGGTGGCGGCGGCGCGCTCCCTGGCCGGCGTCGGGGACGTCGTCCTGCTCTCGCCGGCCTGCGCCTCCTTCGACATGTTCGACAGCTACGAGCACCGCGGCAAAGTCTTCAAGACCATCGTCCACGAGTTGACGAGCTCCCGATGAACCGGCACGCGAGGTGCGCGCACCGGTGGGGGGGTCTGGGCTTGGTGTGTGAGGCGCAGCCACAGGCGAGCCGAGCCAACCCTCAGGGGCCGCGGCGGTCGCTCCCCCCCAGGACCTGGACGATCCATGCCTAGAAAGCTCACGCCCGACCTGTGGCTCTTCGCTCTCGTGCTGGCCCTGGTGTCGCTCGGGGTCGTGATGGTCTACTCGGCCAGCGCCATCATGGCCGCCGACCGCTTCCACGACCCGCTGTACTTCCTCAAGAAGCAGCTCTTCTGGGCCGTGCTCGGCGTCTGCGCGCTCTGGGCCGGCATGCTCTTCGACTACCGCCGGCTGGAGCGCTTCGTGGTGCCGCTGCTGGCGGTGTCCTTCGTGCTGCTGGTGCTGGTGCTCGTGCCGCCCTTCGGCCAGGAGATCAACGGCACGCGGCGGTGGTTCCGCGCCGGTCCCGTGTCCTTCCAGCCGGTGGAGCTGGCCAAATTCTCGCTGCTGCTCTACCTCGCGGCCTTTCTCACGCGCCGCCAGGAGATGCTCGAGACCTTCAGCCAGGGGCTGTTGCCGCTCCTCCTCGTGGCGGGCGGCATGGCGGGGCTGACCATGCTCCAGCCCGACATGGGCAACGCCATGGTGCTCGTGATCCTGACGCTGGCCCTGGCCTATCTGGGCGGCGCGCGCGTCTCTCACATGGGCCTGATCGCGGCCGCGGCGCTGCCGATGATCGCAGCAGCTATTGCAATGAAGCCCTACCGCCTGCGGCGCATGGCCGCCTTCATGAACCCGTGGAACGACCCGCAGGGCTCGGGCTTCCAGATCATCCAGTCCTTCCTGGCGCTGGCCTCGGGCGGGTGGCTCGGGCGCGGGCTGGGCGAGTCCAAGCAGAAGCTCTTCTACCTGCCGGAGGCCCACACCGATTTCATCTTCGCCATCATCGGCGAGGAGCTGGGGTTAGCAGGCGCCGTGGTCGTCGTGGCGCTCTTCGTGCTCCTCGTGTGGCGGGGCCTGCGGATTGGGCTGCGCGCGCCGGACGCCTTCGGCAGCTACCTGGCGCTCGGGCTGACCATCATGCTCGCGACCCAGACCCTCGTGAACCTCGGCGTGGTGACGGGGGCG
This DNA window, taken from Candidatus Rokuibacteriota bacterium, encodes the following:
- the ftsW gene encoding putative lipid II flippase FtsW is translated as MPRKLTPDLWLFALVLALVSLGVVMVYSASAIMAADRFHDPLYFLKKQLFWAVLGVCALWAGMLFDYRRLERFVVPLLAVSFVLLVLVLVPPFGQEINGTRRWFRAGPVSFQPVELAKFSLLLYLAAFLTRRQEMLETFSQGLLPLLLVAGGMAGLTMLQPDMGNAMVLVILTLALAYLGGARVSHMGLIAAAALPMIAAAIAMKPYRLRRMAAFMNPWNDPQGSGFQIIQSFLALASGGWLGRGLGESKQKLFYLPEAHTDFIFAIIGEELGLAGAVVVVALFVLLVWRGLRIGLRAPDAFGSYLALGLTIMLATQTLVNLGVVTGALPTKGLPLPFISSGGSALLMTLFSMGVLLNISQHTGTI
- the mraY gene encoding phospho-N-acetylmuramoyl-pentapeptide-transferase, whose translation is MLYYLLPPLSPMFGVLNVTRYITFRTAAASLTALLISLVFGPWLIRKLRDFQIGQIIRQEGPQSHRAKAGTPTMGGLLILTAAIVPTLLWADLANPYIWIAVLATLGFGAIGFADDYLKIVRRSHHGLIPRYKMGLQIVVALGVGVALLVLAQQNPPLYNTRLIFPFFKNLIPDLGWWYLPFAAFVLVAWTNAVNLTDGLDGLAIGPIVMAGGAFAIIAYLSGNFRLAEYLRILNVKGTGELTIFCAALVGAALGFLWFNTYPAQVFMGDVGSLALGGAIGTLAVLTKSELLLPLIGGIYVVEAVSVIIQVGYFKATGKRFFRMAPLHHHYEMQGWPEPKIIVRFWIVSFMLALLALTTLKLR
- the murD gene encoding UDP-N-acetylmuramoyl-L-alanine--D-glutamate ligase yields the protein MTGERVEGKSMAGERGAAYRQWLAERTTAVVGLARSGVAAARLIRRLGGRVLASDSGARESLSAEARDLEHLGCALWTGGHPEAAFAGADLVVVSPGVPLELPALEAARARGVPVIGELELGWRVMEADLIAITGTNGKTTTTALTGELLGGTVRPLLVGGNIGTPLCAHALDFPADGLVVAEASSFQLDTTELLRPRVAAVLNVTPDHLDRHKTFERYVEAKSRIFANQTPADCAVLNADDPVAASLAPRTRARVLWFSRLTPLDHGVFVRDGWIVAKLNGHVEEICPLGEIPLRGQHNVENVLAAAACALWTGLSPESIRRGIGAFRGVAHRIERVLEERGVTYYNDSKGTNVASTIKALESFTESLILIAGGKGKGQDFGPLGQAARGRVRQAVLIGADRAQIRAVLEAAGVPCMDAGSMQEAVAAARSLAGVGDVVLLSPACASFDMFDSYEHRGKVFKTIVHELTSSR